One Phocaeicola dorei genomic region harbors:
- a CDS encoding long-chain fatty acid--CoA ligase, whose product MIKENFIKLYENSFKENWDLPCYTDYGEDTTFTYGQVAEEIAKIHLLFQYCSLRRGDKISIIGKNTSRWCIAYLATVTYGAIVVPILQDFKPNDVHHIVNHSESTFLFTSDNIWENLEEEALSGLRAVFSLTDFRCLHQRDGETVQKFMKNIDAAMRKNFPKGFYKENINYTELSNEKVMLLNYTSGTTGFSKGVMITGNNLAGNVTFGIRTELLKKGEKVLSFLPLAHAYGCAFDFLTATAVGTHVTLLGKTPSPKILMKAFEEVRPNLIITVPLVIEKIYKNVIQPLINKRSMKWALNIPLLDNQIYAQIRKKLIDALGGRFKEVIIGGAAMNPEVTDFFYKIKFPFTIGYGMTECAPLISYAPWNEFIPGSAGKILDIMKVRIDSDDPYNITGEIQVCGENVMKGYYKNEEATREVFTEDGWLKTGDLGTIDANGFIYIRGRSKTMLLSSNGQNIFPEEIESKLNNMPFVLESLIIERNKKLVALVYPDYESLDSLGLNTPENLKTVMDENLKNLNKLVGNYEQVSKIQLYPTEFEKTPKKSIKRFLYNSITEE is encoded by the coding sequence ATGATAAAAGAAAACTTTATCAAGCTATATGAGAATAGCTTCAAAGAAAACTGGGATCTGCCCTGTTACACAGATTATGGTGAAGATACCACGTTTACATACGGACAAGTAGCGGAAGAAATAGCTAAGATACACTTATTATTCCAATATTGCAGCCTGCGCCGTGGCGATAAAATATCTATTATAGGTAAGAATACCTCCCGTTGGTGTATCGCTTATTTGGCAACTGTTACATACGGAGCTATTGTAGTTCCTATTTTACAAGACTTCAAGCCAAATGATGTCCATCATATTGTAAATCATTCTGAATCCACATTTCTGTTTACCAGCGATAATATTTGGGAAAATTTGGAAGAAGAGGCATTAAGTGGATTACGCGCTGTATTTTCTCTAACGGATTTCAGATGCCTGCATCAACGTGACGGTGAAACCGTCCAAAAATTCATGAAGAATATTGATGCAGCTATGAGAAAGAACTTCCCCAAAGGCTTCTATAAGGAAAATATCAATTACACAGAACTCTCCAACGAGAAGGTCATGTTACTGAATTATACTTCAGGAACTACCGGATTCAGTAAAGGAGTAATGATTACGGGCAATAATCTGGCAGGAAACGTTACCTTTGGTATCCGTACAGAACTTTTAAAGAAAGGAGAAAAAGTACTTTCCTTCCTTCCCTTGGCCCATGCATACGGATGTGCTTTTGATTTTCTAACCGCTACTGCTGTCGGTACACATGTCACCTTATTAGGAAAGACACCTTCTCCCAAAATATTGATGAAAGCTTTTGAGGAGGTAAGACCCAACCTTATTATTACAGTACCATTGGTTATAGAAAAAATTTATAAGAATGTAATTCAGCCGCTCATTAACAAACGCAGCATGAAATGGGCGCTTAACATACCTTTACTAGACAACCAGATTTATGCACAAATTCGCAAAAAACTGATTGACGCATTAGGCGGACGTTTTAAAGAAGTCATTATCGGTGGAGCTGCCATGAACCCGGAAGTCACCGATTTTTTCTACAAAATAAAATTTCCGTTCACCATCGGTTACGGAATGACCGAATGTGCCCCACTGATCAGTTATGCTCCATGGAATGAATTTATACCTGGTTCTGCCGGAAAGATACTGGATATCATGAAAGTCCGTATCGACTCGGATGATCCCTATAACATTACTGGAGAAATACAGGTATGTGGTGAAAACGTAATGAAAGGTTATTATAAGAATGAAGAAGCTACCCGTGAGGTATTTACCGAAGATGGTTGGTTGAAAACAGGCGATTTAGGTACAATAGATGCTAACGGATTCATTTATATAAGAGGCCGTAGTAAAACCATGCTTCTGAGTTCTAATGGACAGAATATTTTTCCTGAAGAGATAGAATCCAAACTAAATAATATGCCATTCGTTCTAGAAAGTTTAATCATAGAGCGCAACAAGAAACTGGTAGCTTTAGTATATCCTGATTATGAAAGTCTGGACAGTCTGGGACTCAATACCCCCGAAAACCTAAAAACAGTAATGGATGAAAACTTGAAGAATCTGAATAAACTGGTAGGAAATTATGAACAAGTGAGTAAAATACAACTTTATCCTACAGAGTTCGAAAAAACTCCCAAAAAAAGCATCAAACGATTCTTATATAACAGCATTACTGAAGAATAA
- the folB gene encoding dihydroneopterin aldolase, translating into MKATSMYIYLEGAKFFAHHGVDPQETIVGANFIIDLKLRTDFTHAAQTDELKGTVSYADIYAVVKKEMKASSKLLEHVCERIGQRLFSEFPTIQEIIIRLSKENPPMGSDCRNVGVEVHYTR; encoded by the coding sequence ATGAAAGCAACATCTATGTATATTTATTTGGAAGGTGCCAAGTTTTTCGCTCACCACGGAGTCGATCCACAAGAAACAATAGTAGGAGCTAATTTTATAATTGATTTAAAACTAAGAACTGATTTCACCCATGCAGCACAAACAGACGAACTGAAAGGTACCGTAAGTTATGCTGATATATATGCAGTTGTCAAAAAAGAAATGAAAGCTTCATCCAAACTTTTAGAACATGTCTGTGAACGCATAGGGCAAAGACTATTTAGTGAATTTCCAACTATTCAGGAAATAATCATCCGGTTATCAAAAGAAAATCCGCCTATGGGAAGTGATTGCAGAAATGTTGGAGTAGAAGTACATTATACACGATGA
- a CDS encoding adenosylcobalamin-dependent ribonucleoside-diphosphate reductase: protein MEKQTYTYDEAFEASLQYFKGDELAARVWVNKYAVKDSFGNIFEKSPEDMHWRIANEVARIEAKYKNGLNAQQLYELLDHFKYIVPQGSPMTGIGNDFQVASLSNCFVIGIDGAADSYGAIIRIDEEQVQLMKRRGGVGHDLSHIRPKGSPVKNSALTSTGLVPFMERYSNSTREVAQDGRRGALMLSVSIKHPDSEAFIDAKMTEGKVTGANVSVKLDDAFMQAAVNGTPYKQQYPVDSDQPVFTKEIDASALWKKIVHNAWKSAEPGVLFWDTIIRESVPDCYADLGYRTVSTNPCGEIPLCPYDSCRLLAINLYSYVVNPYTRDAYFDFDLFKKHVALAQRIMDDIIDLELEKIEKIIAKIDSDPESEEVKEAEKHLWEKIYKKSGQGRRTGVGITAEGDMLAAMGLRYGTEDATEFSEQVHKTIALEAYRSSVNMAKERGAFAIYDSEREKNNPFINRLKEADPNLYEEMKKYGRRNIACLTIAPTGTTSLMTQTTSGIEPVFMPVYKRRRKVNPNDPQTHVDFVDETGDAFEEYIIFHHKFVEWMTVNGYDPTKRYTQEEIDELVEKSPYYKATSNDVDWLMKVKMQGRIQKWVDHSISVTINLPNDVDEALVNRLYVEAWRSGCKGCTVYRDGSRSGVLLSTKKDKKDKKEELPPCKPPTVVEVRPKVLEAEVVRFQNNKEKWVAFVGLLDGHPYEIFTGLQDDEEGISLPKSVTTGRIIKNIDEEGNKRYDFQFENKRGYKTTIEGLSEKFNKEYWNYAKLISGVLRWRMPIDRVIKLVDSLQLDSENINTWKNGVERALKKYVTDGTSAEGQKCPNCGNETLVYQEGCLICKTCGTSRCG, encoded by the coding sequence GAAGTAGCCCGCATTGAAGCAAAATATAAGAACGGATTAAACGCACAGCAGCTTTACGAGTTATTGGATCACTTTAAGTACATTGTTCCGCAAGGTAGTCCCATGACAGGTATCGGGAACGATTTTCAAGTGGCTTCCTTATCGAACTGCTTTGTCATTGGAATTGATGGAGCAGCCGACTCATACGGAGCTATAATCCGCATTGATGAAGAACAAGTACAATTAATGAAACGTCGTGGTGGCGTAGGACATGATTTATCTCATATACGACCTAAAGGTTCCCCAGTTAAAAATTCAGCACTGACCTCAACCGGACTGGTGCCTTTCATGGAACGCTATTCCAATTCAACACGTGAAGTAGCACAAGACGGGCGTCGTGGTGCTTTAATGTTAAGCGTATCCATCAAACATCCAGACTCGGAGGCATTTATTGACGCCAAAATGACCGAAGGCAAAGTAACCGGTGCTAATGTATCCGTGAAACTAGATGATGCATTTATGCAGGCAGCTGTAAATGGCACTCCTTACAAACAGCAATATCCGGTAGATTCCGATCAACCTGTTTTCACGAAAGAAATTGACGCATCTGCTTTATGGAAAAAGATTGTCCATAATGCATGGAAGTCTGCTGAACCCGGTGTATTATTCTGGGACACCATTATACGTGAATCCGTGCCAGACTGTTATGCCGACTTAGGGTATCGTACAGTTTCTACCAATCCTTGTGGTGAAATTCCTCTGTGTCCCTACGATTCTTGTCGTTTATTAGCTATCAACTTATACTCATATGTAGTAAACCCTTATACAAGGGATGCTTACTTTGATTTCGACTTGTTCAAAAAGCATGTAGCATTGGCCCAGCGCATTATGGATGACATTATTGACTTGGAACTAGAAAAAATCGAGAAGATCATAGCTAAAATCGATTCCGATCCTGAAAGTGAGGAAGTAAAAGAAGCAGAGAAACATTTATGGGAAAAGATTTATAAAAAGAGCGGACAGGGCAGACGTACAGGTGTCGGTATCACAGCTGAAGGGGATATGCTTGCCGCTATGGGGTTACGCTACGGAACAGAAGACGCAACAGAGTTTTCTGAACAAGTACATAAAACAATCGCTCTGGAAGCCTATCGTTCATCTGTTAACATGGCGAAAGAACGTGGAGCATTCGCTATCTATGACAGTGAACGAGAAAAAAATAATCCGTTTATCAACCGTTTAAAAGAAGCTGATCCTAATTTATATGAGGAGATGAAAAAATACGGACGACGTAATATTGCCTGCTTGACCATAGCCCCCACTGGAACTACCAGCCTAATGACCCAAACAACTTCTGGCATAGAGCCGGTATTTATGCCGGTATACAAACGTAGAAGAAAAGTCAATCCGAATGATCCTCAGACTCATGTAGATTTTGTAGATGAAACAGGAGATGCATTTGAGGAATATATTATATTCCACCATAAATTTGTGGAATGGATGACAGTAAACGGTTACGATCCCACCAAGCGTTATACGCAAGAAGAGATTGATGAATTGGTAGAAAAGTCACCTTATTATAAAGCCACATCAAATGATGTAGACTGGCTGATGAAAGTAAAAATGCAAGGACGCATCCAAAAATGGGTTGACCATTCAATCAGTGTAACTATCAATTTGCCCAATGACGTAGATGAAGCATTGGTAAACCGCTTGTATGTAGAGGCATGGCGTTCAGGATGTAAAGGATGTACCGTTTATCGTGATGGCTCTCGCTCTGGAGTTTTACTTTCTACCAAAAAGGACAAGAAAGACAAAAAAGAAGAACTTCCTCCTTGCAAACCACCTACGGTAGTAGAAGTGCGCCCCAAAGTACTGGAAGCGGAAGTAGTACGCTTCCAAAACAACAAAGAAAAATGGGTCGCATTTGTAGGCTTGTTGGATGGACATCCATACGAGATCTTTACCGGTCTGCAAGATGATGAAGAAGGTATTTCATTGCCCAAATCAGTCACTACCGGACGCATCATCAAAAACATTGATGAAGAAGGCAACAAACGATATGATTTCCAGTTCGAAAACAAACGTGGATATAAAACAACCATTGAAGGTTTGTCCGAAAAGTTCAACAAGGAATATTGGAACTATGCAAAATTAATTTCGGGTGTACTTCGTTGGAGGATGCCTATTGATCGTGTTATCAAACTGGTAGATTCTCTGCAACTTGACAGTGAAAACATTAACACATGGAAAAACGGTGTAGAACGAGCACTGAAAAAATATGTAACAGATGGTACTAGTGCTGAAGGACAAAAATGTCCCAATTGCGGCAACGAAACTCTCGTATATCAAGAAGGATGCTTGATCTGCAAGACTTGTGGCACATCAAGATGTGGATAA
- a CDS encoding AsmA-like C-terminal region-containing protein — MERRIRKLIRVSAITVGALLFTAFVVVAFVINYVFTSDKLTPVVLNVANRLLDADLKIERVELTFFSTFPQFGLKVDEGFLVSKVLNDSLPQKTDSLLAFKECVLTVNPLDYFLKNKISVHNLSLKNVAVYAYRNKTGKANWEIVKTSSDTLAVEKDTIPQNKFDSEIDIRQVELEHVNLIFDDRNTEVYSRIDDADLRLKLALTKGASSLGVEFENKNILFWQQGELLINKVAVFLQTDIEVDRSTALWTLKNTGLTINGIRMDVNGELRRDTVTKTVGMNLKYGLHAPSMETVMNMIPEAYVKRGQISAKGEVKVNGTLEGNYGNKQLPAISLNIKINDASARYEGLPYGIDNFTADFESYIDLMRRNPSFLNLKILHFEGVHTKILADAKVEDLLIDPFITLHTESTVDLDALAKTFPLQESVTIRGKLDAGLNLKCRLSSLKKQDIGRIRLGGRLALKDFELKDTAKNFNFLGNADLKFSDSETLQAELEIREILLNSRKLSSEIDRMKAKVVSTNPQDTTKIVTLQCELEMNKLRANIGDLLKIYSGKTTGTGELAPKEQNPAMPMINFSMRTDSLFFNANETKLALGVAGIKVKLEKKNDSLWTPRGIIGFDRLLVRAPEFGLPLRVRKTAVTIDGPRITLRNASLKIGHSDMVATGEVIGLYRAMAKNEILKARLAISSEMIDCNQLINSFSLSEDSASVAVTDTVPPTEMKLFVLPGNLDFELQTDLKKVVFEQVEFEDVCGKVDLKNRTLHLRNLGMRALDADMKAVMVYRADSVRGGYTGFDFKIRDINIAKLVDFIPSMDTIVPMLRSFKGRVQFDVAAEARLDSNMNIRIPTLRSAMHIKGDSLVLMDGETFAEISKMLMFKNKKKNVFDSISVNIVVNDGSVLVYPFQVSIDRYKAAIGGEQGLDMNFKYHISILKSPLPFKVGVNISGNLDKMKIRVGKAKYKDDVTPAAIHKVDSTRMDLGRRIVERFHRIVGVR; from the coding sequence ATGGAAAGAAGGATTCGTAAATTAATAAGGGTAAGTGCCATTACAGTGGGAGCCTTGCTGTTTACTGCGTTTGTGGTAGTGGCTTTTGTGATTAACTATGTATTTACATCAGATAAATTAACTCCAGTAGTGTTGAATGTTGCTAATCGTTTACTGGATGCTGATTTGAAGATAGAAAGAGTCGAATTGACTTTCTTTTCTACTTTTCCTCAATTTGGGTTAAAAGTTGATGAAGGTTTTTTGGTTTCTAAGGTCTTGAACGATAGTCTTCCACAAAAAACTGATTCTTTATTGGCATTTAAAGAATGTGTGTTGACAGTAAATCCTTTGGATTATTTTTTGAAAAATAAGATTAGTGTCCATAATCTATCTTTGAAGAATGTTGCTGTTTATGCTTATCGAAATAAAACAGGTAAGGCAAATTGGGAGATTGTGAAAACTTCTTCGGATACATTGGCTGTGGAAAAAGATACTATTCCACAAAATAAATTTGATAGCGAGATAGATATCCGTCAGGTTGAATTAGAACATGTCAATTTGATTTTTGACGATCGTAATACAGAGGTTTATTCACGTATAGATGATGCTGATTTGCGCCTAAAACTGGCGTTGACAAAAGGAGCTTCTTCATTGGGAGTAGAATTTGAAAATAAAAATATTCTTTTTTGGCAGCAAGGTGAATTATTGATTAATAAAGTAGCCGTTTTCTTGCAGACTGATATTGAGGTAGACAGGTCTACGGCATTGTGGACATTGAAAAATACAGGGTTGACTATAAATGGTATCCGGATGGATGTAAACGGTGAATTAAGACGTGATACAGTTACAAAAACGGTGGGTATGAACTTGAAATATGGATTACATGCACCTTCCATGGAAACCGTTATGAATATGATTCCCGAGGCTTATGTGAAACGTGGACAAATTTCGGCAAAAGGTGAGGTTAAAGTTAATGGAACATTGGAAGGTAATTATGGAAACAAGCAGCTTCCGGCGATATCATTGAATATAAAGATAAATGATGCATCCGCCCGATATGAAGGACTTCCTTATGGTATTGATAATTTTACGGCTGATTTTGAATCGTATATTGATTTGATGCGTCGCAACCCTTCTTTTTTGAACTTGAAAATTCTTCATTTTGAGGGAGTACATACTAAGATTCTAGCAGATGCGAAAGTGGAGGATTTATTGATAGATCCATTTATAACGCTTCATACTGAATCTACTGTTGACCTGGATGCTTTAGCTAAAACCTTTCCTTTGCAGGAAAGTGTAACTATCCGCGGTAAATTAGATGCGGGTTTAAACTTAAAATGCCGTCTCTCTTCTTTGAAAAAACAGGATATTGGGCGTATCAGGTTAGGTGGAAGATTGGCTTTAAAGGATTTTGAATTAAAAGATACTGCAAAGAATTTTAATTTTTTAGGTAATGCCGATTTAAAATTCAGTGATAGTGAAACTTTGCAAGCTGAATTGGAAATCAGAGAAATACTATTGAATAGTAGGAAATTATCTTCAGAGATAGATCGGATGAAAGCGAAGGTTGTTTCAACCAATCCTCAAGATACCACAAAGATTGTTACTTTACAATGTGAATTGGAAATGAATAAATTGCGTGCGAATATAGGAGATTTGCTCAAAATATATAGTGGCAAGACTACTGGAACTGGCGAACTTGCTCCGAAGGAACAAAATCCGGCGATGCCGATGATTAATTTTTCCATGCGTACGGATTCTCTTTTCTTTAATGCTAACGAAACGAAATTAGCATTAGGCGTGGCAGGCATAAAAGTGAAATTAGAAAAGAAAAATGATTCGTTATGGACACCTCGGGGGATTATCGGTTTTGATAGGTTGTTGGTACGTGCTCCTGAATTTGGTTTACCTCTGCGAGTACGTAAGACAGCTGTAACAATAGATGGTCCGAGAATAACATTAAGAAATGCTTCTTTGAAAATAGGGCATTCAGATATGGTTGCTACCGGGGAGGTAATAGGATTATATCGTGCGATGGCTAAAAATGAAATTTTAAAAGCGCGTTTAGCAATATCTTCTGAGATGATTGATTGTAACCAATTGATTAATTCATTCTCTTTATCTGAAGATTCAGCATCTGTGGCGGTGACAGATACAGTGCCTCCAACAGAAATGAAGCTGTTTGTGTTGCCGGGTAATTTGGATTTTGAATTACAGACAGATTTGAAAAAAGTAGTGTTTGAACAGGTGGAATTTGAAGATGTGTGTGGAAAGGTGGATTTGAAAAATCGTACATTACATTTAAGGAATTTGGGAATGCGTGCATTAGACGCTGATATGAAGGCCGTTATGGTATACCGTGCGGATTCAGTCAGAGGAGGATATACAGGCTTTGACTTTAAAATTAGGGATATAAATATAGCTAAGCTGGTAGATTTTATACCTTCAATGGATACCATTGTACCTATGTTGAGATCTTTTAAAGGAAGGGTTCAGTTTGATGTGGCTGCAGAGGCACGTCTGGATTCAAATATGAATATTCGTATACCTACTTTACGTTCGGCCATGCATATAAAAGGGGACAGCTTAGTATTGATGGATGGTGAAACCTTTGCCGAAATATCAAAGATGTTGATGTTCAAAAATAAAAAGAAGAATGTATTTGATAGTATTTCGGTTAATATAGTTGTCAATGACGGTAGTGTTCTTGTTTATCCATTTCAAGTGTCTATAGATCGTTATAAAGCTGCTATAGGGGGAGAGCAAGGGTTGGATATGAATTTTAAATATCATATATCCATTTTGAAGTCACCCTTGCCCTTTAAGGTCGGAGTGAATATTTCCGGTAATCTGGATAAGATGAAAATACGCGTAGGTAAAGCTAAATATAAAGATGATGTGACTCCTGCTGCCATTCATAAAGTAGATAGTACGCGTATGGATTTGGGAAGGCGTATTGTGGAACGGTTTCACCGTATTGTAGGGGTGAGATAG
- a CDS encoding glycosyltransferase family 2 protein produces MKRVSVVILNWNGVDMLRKFMPSVIDNSVGEGIEICVADNASSDGSLEMLRTEFPVVRLIELDRNYGFAEGYNRALAQVDAEYVVLLNSDVEVTSHWLEPLLDYMDTHSGTVACQPKLLSWHNKEYFEYAGASGGFIDRYGYPFCRGRIFDVVEKDCGQYDTVTEVMWVTGAALFIRLADYREVGGLDDHFFAHMEEIDLCWRLRSRGKKLVCIPQSVVYHVGGATLKKENPRKTFLNFRNNLLMLYKNLPDKELEHVLFIRGILDRVAALVFYLKKDRANARAVMQARREFEDIRYSFAASRIENIMKSTDEMIPERTHFSILMKYYLLGKKHFSQLKLF; encoded by the coding sequence ATGAAAAGGGTGTCTGTTGTCATATTGAATTGGAATGGGGTAGATATGCTCCGTAAGTTTATGCCTTCTGTTATAGATAATTCAGTAGGAGAGGGGATTGAAATTTGTGTGGCTGATAATGCGTCCTCTGATGGGTCGCTTGAAATGCTTCGTACTGAATTTCCTGTAGTCCGTTTGATTGAGTTGGATCGAAATTATGGCTTTGCCGAAGGATATAACCGGGCTTTGGCGCAAGTTGATGCAGAATATGTAGTTTTACTGAATAGCGATGTGGAGGTTACTTCGCATTGGTTGGAACCTTTGTTGGATTATATGGATACCCATTCCGGAACAGTTGCCTGTCAACCTAAACTGTTAAGTTGGCATAATAAGGAATATTTCGAATATGCCGGAGCGTCGGGGGGATTTATTGATCGATATGGATATCCTTTTTGCAGAGGGCGTATTTTTGATGTTGTTGAAAAGGACTGCGGACAGTATGATACGGTAACGGAGGTGATGTGGGTAACGGGGGCCGCTCTTTTTATCCGGTTGGCTGATTATCGTGAAGTTGGAGGGTTGGATGATCATTTTTTTGCTCACATGGAAGAAATTGACTTGTGTTGGCGTTTGCGCAGCCGGGGAAAAAAGCTTGTCTGTATTCCGCAAAGTGTGGTATATCACGTAGGAGGGGCTACGTTGAAAAAAGAAAATCCGAGAAAGACTTTTCTGAATTTCAGAAATAATCTGTTGATGCTTTATAAGAATTTGCCGGATAAGGAGTTAGAACATGTACTTTTTATACGTGGTATACTGGATAGAGTAGCTGCCCTTGTTTTTTATCTGAAAAAGGATAGAGCGAATGCGCGTGCTGTAATGCAGGCGAGGAGAGAATTTGAGGATATAAGATATTCTTTTGCTGCTTCTCGTATAGAAAATATAATGAAGTCTACAGATGAAATGATCCCGGAACGGACTCATTTTAGTATTCTTATGAAATATTATTTGTTGGGTAAAAAACATTTCTCTCAGTTGAAACTTTTTTAA
- a CDS encoding SPL family radical SAM protein → MNVHEVKSIETKSILSRLKSKDNYWGIAYNMNLYRGCQHGCIYCDTRSCCYGIGDISHISVKKNALELLDHELGTKRGKATIGTGSMNDPYMPLEKQMKLTGGALELIAKHRFPVHVITKSSLVTRDADLLQDIGRTYAAVSFTITTADDEMARKLEPNAPTSSERFKAMKILSDRGIYTGVALMPVLPFINDSIEDIEEIVEKAAEAGASYVLPLFGVTLRRGSRDYFYDKVEQIFPKMAKRYQTYFEDRSECTSPNAPYLNEVFYRRIETLGISATMKFYHSEGRKQLSLF, encoded by the coding sequence ATGAATGTTCATGAGGTGAAATCTATTGAAACAAAGTCTATTCTGTCACGTTTGAAAAGTAAAGATAATTATTGGGGTATTGCTTATAACATGAATTTGTATAGAGGGTGCCAACATGGTTGCATTTATTGTGATACACGTAGTTGTTGCTATGGTATTGGTGATATTTCTCATATTTCTGTAAAGAAGAATGCTTTGGAATTACTGGATCATGAACTGGGAACGAAACGTGGAAAAGCGACCATTGGTACAGGCTCAATGAACGATCCTTATATGCCGTTGGAAAAACAGATGAAGCTGACTGGAGGTGCGTTGGAACTTATTGCCAAACATCGTTTTCCTGTTCATGTGATAACAAAGAGTAGTCTTGTGACTCGTGATGCCGATTTATTGCAGGATATAGGGCGCACTTATGCTGCCGTTAGTTTTACTATCACTACAGCGGATGACGAGATGGCGCGAAAACTGGAGCCTAACGCACCGACCTCTTCCGAGCGTTTTAAGGCGATGAAGATATTGTCCGATCGGGGTATATATACAGGAGTGGCATTGATGCCTGTTTTGCCTTTTATAAATGATTCTATAGAAGATATTGAGGAAATAGTGGAGAAGGCTGCCGAAGCGGGAGCGTCCTATGTGCTTCCTTTGTTTGGGGTAACTTTAAGACGGGGCTCCCGTGATTATTTTTATGATAAGGTAGAGCAGATTTTTCCAAAGATGGCCAAGCGATATCAAACTTATTTTGAAGACCGTTCTGAATGCACTTCTCCTAATGCACCCTATTTGAATGAGGTCTTTTATCGCAGAATAGAAACATTAGGAATCAGTGCTACCATGAAATTCTATCATTCTGAAGGAAGAAAACAACTTTCTTTATTTTAG
- the mtaB gene encoding tRNA (N(6)-L-threonylcarbamoyladenosine(37)-C(2))-methylthiotransferase MtaB: MIDTIIFQDKTAVYYTLGCKLNFSETSTIGKTLKEAGIRTARKGEKADICVINTCSVTEVADKKCRQAIHRLVKQHPGAYVVVTGCYAQLKPDQVANIEGVDVVLGAEQKGELMNYLGNLEKHPQGEAITTAAKDIRSFSPSCSRGDRTRYFLKVQDGCDYFCSYCTIPFARGRSRNGRIEEIVEQARQAAAEGGKEIVITGVNIGDFGKTTGESFFDLVKALDQVAGIERYRISSIEPNLLTDEIIEYVSRSRAFMPHFHIPLQSGSDDVLKLMRRRYDTALFASKIRKIREIMPNAFIGVDVIVGTRGETEEYFEDAYHFIEGLDVTQLHVFTYSERPGTQALKIEYVVSPEEKHRRSQRLLVLSDEKTKAFYTSHIGKEAWVLMEKSKVGTPMHGFTDNYIRVEMDHDDQLDNQLIRVRMGGFNEEGTALKGVLV; the protein is encoded by the coding sequence ATGATTGATACGATAATTTTCCAGGATAAAACGGCTGTTTATTATACATTAGGCTGCAAATTAAACTTTTCAGAAACTTCAACCATCGGTAAAACACTGAAAGAAGCAGGTATACGTACAGCACGTAAGGGTGAGAAAGCTGATATTTGTGTTATTAATACTTGCTCTGTGACCGAGGTTGCGGATAAGAAATGCCGTCAAGCCATTCATCGTTTGGTTAAACAGCATCCGGGTGCCTATGTAGTAGTGACGGGATGCTATGCCCAGTTAAAACCTGACCAGGTGGCTAATATAGAAGGTGTGGATGTTGTTTTGGGAGCTGAACAAAAAGGAGAGTTGATGAATTATCTCGGAAATTTGGAAAAGCATCCTCAAGGTGAGGCGATTACGACAGCTGCAAAAGACATACGTAGTTTTTCACCTTCGTGTTCTAGAGGTGACCGTACTCGTTATTTTCTGAAAGTGCAGGATGGTTGCGATTATTTCTGCTCTTATTGTACAATTCCGTTTGCTCGTGGGCGTAGCCGTAACGGACGTATTGAAGAGATTGTGGAACAGGCACGGCAGGCTGCTGCTGAGGGAGGAAAAGAAATTGTTATTACTGGGGTGAATATTGGAGACTTCGGAAAGACAACCGGTGAAAGTTTCTTTGATCTGGTAAAGGCTTTAGATCAGGTGGCAGGGATTGAACGTTATCGTATCTCGTCTATTGAACCCAACTTGTTAACGGATGAAATAATAGAATATGTGTCACGTTCACGTGCATTCATGCCGCATTTTCATATTCCTTTGCAGTCGGGCAGCGATGATGTGCTGAAATTGATGAGACGTCGATATGATACCGCATTGTTTGCTTCCAAGATACGCAAAATTAGGGAGATCATGCCGAATGCGTTTATTGGCGTGGATGTAATTGTGGGAACACGTGGTGAAACAGAGGAATATTTTGAAGATGCTTATCATTTTATTGAAGGGCTTGATGTGACGCAGTTACATGTTTTCACTTATTCGGAGCGTCCCGGTACGCAGGCCTTGAAAATAGAGTATGTAGTGAGTCCTGAGGAGAAACATCGCCGTAGTCAGAGATTGTTGGTTTTATCTGATGAGAAGACAAAGGCGTTCTATACCTCTCATATAGGAAAAGAAGCTTGGGTATTAATGGAAAAATCTAAGGTTGGCACTCCTATGCATGGATTTACTGATAATTATATCCGGGTGGAGATGGACCACGATGATCAATTGGATAATCAGTTGATTCGTGTAAGAATGGGAGGCTTTAATGAAGAGGGTACAGCGTTGAAGGGTGTTTTAGTCTGA